In the Gossypium raimondii isolate GPD5lz chromosome 9, ASM2569854v1, whole genome shotgun sequence genome, one interval contains:
- the LOC105798189 gene encoding zinc-finger homeodomain protein 9: MEIAPTSTPPLSTTTPKSPDPETETPVRIQPAKPKSFTNGVLKRHQPHHHYLHHAPPIVVTYKECLKNHAATLGGHALDGCGEFMPSPSATPSDPTSLKCAACGCHRNFHRRESDDPPPTTTATATIEYQPHHRHHPPPPASQAPHRSPNSASPPPISSSYYPSAPHMLLALSGGLAGALDNNHHQNNSHLQGLGTLTPNTTNLGSHSKKRFRTKFTQFQKDKMLEFAEKVGWKIQKRDEEAIQEFCSEVGVDRGVLKVWMHNNKNTFGKKDQAINGGETGNNNNIENELSHEDHHHHNNNNGQNLNHHFETDSVVHVGTNGSSSS; this comes from the coding sequence ATGGAAATAGCCCCTACAAGCACCCCTCCACTAAGCACCACAACACCCAAATCACCCGACCCAGAGACCGAAACACCAGTTCGGATCCAACCGGCCAAGCCCAAATCTTTTACTAACGGTGTTCTCAAGCGCCACCAACCTCACCACCACTACCTCCACCATGCGCCGCCCATAGTGGTGACCTACAAGGAATGCCTCAAGAACCATGCAGCCACTTTGGGTGGACATGCTTTAGACGGCTGTGGTGAATTCATGCCTTCTCCATCAGCCACCCCATCCGACCCAACCTCCCTCAAGTGTGCAGCTTGTGGTTGCCACCGCAACTTCCACCGCCGAGAATCAGATGACCCACCACCCACAACAACAGCCACCGCTACTATAGAATATCAGCCTCACCACCGTCACCATCCACCGCCTCCAGCAAGTCAAGCACCACATCGTAGTCCAAACTCAGCTTCCCCACCACCGATCTCATCATCTTACTACCCTTCAGCTCCTCACATGCTTTTAGCCCTTTCAGGTGGTTTAGCTGGTGCATTAGACAACAACCACCATCAAAATAACTCTCATTTACAAGGCTTAGGAACCCTTACCCCAAACACCACAAATCTGGGTTCCCACTCAAAGAAAAGATTCAGAACAAAGTTCACTCAGtttcagaaagataagatgTTGGAATTCGCTGAGAAAGTTGGGTGGAAGATTCAGAAAAGAGATGAAGAAGCTATCCAAGAGTTTTGCAGTGAAGTTGGGGTTGATAGAGGGGTTTTAAAAGTTTGGATGCATAACAATAAGAACACTTTTGGGAAGAAAGATCAAGCCATTAATGGAGGAGAAACTGGGAATAACAACAATATTGAGAATGAACTCAGCCATGAAGACCACCATCACCACAACAACAACAATGGTCAGAATCTCAACCATCACTTTGAAACTGATAGTGTTGTTCATGTTGGAACTAATGGCTCTTCTTCCTCTTAA